Below is a genomic region from Candidatus Methylomirabilis limnetica.
TTATGTACTTATATTCTTTGTCTTTTGTACTACCTCAAATGCTTATGGCTCTGGCTTTGCAATCTTTACACAGGGTGCATCGGCTTTAGGTCAGGCAGATGCTGTAATTGCGCACGCAGATGACCCCTCGGCGATTTTCTTCAATCCCGCATTGATTAATAAACTCGAAGGAACACAAATAGAACTAGGAACAACCCTGCTCTTCCCTTCGCAGGAATTTAAAAGTGCTGCAACGGGAAATTCATTTCGAACAGAAAGTCAGGTGTTTTACCCACCCACAGTTTTTGTTACCCATAAGTTCAATGATAAGATCAGCGCGGGTTTGGGTGTCTTTAGTCCTTTCGGACTAGGGATTAACTGGGGTAATAGCTGGGAAGGAAGATACATAGCAACCGACTCAGAAATGATAACTTTTAATATCAATCCCGTAGTTTCATACAAGGTAACACCTGATTTTACATTTGCTGCAGGGGTGGATTTCCTTCTCCTTGACACAACGTTAAAAAAGAGTCTAAACCTGTCGGGCTTGGCGAGCGCTGTCCCTAGTCTTGGCCTTCCTGCCGGCCTTCCGGACGGTAGACAAAAATTTAAGGGTGATGGACATGGTGTTGGATATAATTTTGGAATTCTGTATGACGTCAATAAAGACATTTCGTTCGGCGCCTCATACAGAAGCGAAATCAAAGTGGACATTGATGGTGATTCCACCTTTACTCTTCCGAGCCCCTCACTCGGAGCTCTATTTCCAAATACTTCCGGCAATTCACATATTACGCTTCCACGAGTAGTCCAGGCTGGCGTCGCTTACAAAGGTTTTAATCGACTGACGCTAGAAACTGGTATGAGATGGGAAGG
It encodes:
- a CDS encoding OmpP1/FadL family transporter; the protein is MKTKTDAKRGRFTMNQKVLWRGIAVYVLIFFVFCTTSNAYGSGFAIFTQGASALGQADAVIAHADDPSAIFFNPALINKLEGTQIELGTTLLFPSQEFKSAATGNSFRTESQVFYPPTVFVTHKFNDKISAGLGVFSPFGLGINWGNSWEGRYIATDSEMITFNINPVVSYKVTPDFTFAAGVDFLLLDTTLKKSLNLSGLASAVPSLGLPAGLPDGRQKFKGDGHGVGYNFGILYDVNKDISFGASYRSEIKVDIDGDSTFTLPSPSLGALFPNTSGNSHITLPRVVQAGVAYKGFNRLTLETGMRWEGWSSFKELRINLDKPVLGSTTSITEKNWHDTYSANLGVKYQLNDTVALLAGYLYGGNPVPDKTFDPIVPDATTHLFTVGTNVKYKNMRIDLSYGYQLLEGRSKNNTVADPLNPFNNANGRYNTDIHLFGISLTYKI